A section of the Solitalea canadensis DSM 3403 genome encodes:
- a CDS encoding M20 family peptidase — protein sequence MIKKILFFVLLLLVVFIGIFVFNTLTFKSKQPQVAAIKPIEIGQQSVINFQNAIRIKTVSFEDTSQVDTTQFSANLKFMETTYPNLNKTLKREVISKYSLLYTWPGKNPSLKPVVLMGHMDVVPVEEASLGKWKADPFGGEIKQDTIWGRGSVDDKITVITVMEAIEKLVSEGFQPEQTIYLAFGHDEEISGKEGASKIAALLKSRGVKAEFVMDEGGLIIDGIIPDKSIALVGTAEKGYLTIDLEVNASGGHSSAPGKETAIDILTSTITKIRTNPFKSSFTTPTLELVEYLGPEMPGFLKAVFANKWITKPLIQKEYEKTDRGAAQFHTTIAPTILKSGFKDNVLPTVATATINFRILPGETPETVLEHVKKAVNDPRVKITPRTESQANPSKISSSQAKGFLAIAKTNKQLNPDIPVSPFLLIAVTDSRYYADITDNIYRYVPSKLVGYHDVNERIAVKDYKGAIAFYYQMIKNLNEIK from the coding sequence ATGATAAAAAAAATTCTATTCTTTGTATTGCTCTTGCTAGTAGTATTCATTGGCATATTTGTATTTAACACGCTTACTTTTAAATCAAAACAACCACAGGTAGCAGCAATTAAACCTATTGAAATTGGACAGCAATCTGTTATTAATTTCCAAAATGCCATTCGCATTAAAACAGTATCGTTTGAAGATACGTCTCAAGTAGATACTACTCAGTTTAGTGCCAACCTGAAATTCATGGAAACTACCTATCCTAACCTCAATAAAACGCTCAAACGCGAGGTTATCAGTAAATATAGCCTGCTTTATACCTGGCCTGGCAAAAACCCCTCGCTAAAGCCGGTTGTATTAATGGGACACATGGATGTGGTTCCTGTGGAAGAAGCTTCATTGGGAAAATGGAAAGCAGATCCTTTTGGCGGAGAAATTAAGCAAGATACAATTTGGGGACGCGGTTCTGTAGATGATAAAATTACCGTAATCACCGTTATGGAGGCTATTGAGAAATTGGTTTCAGAAGGATTTCAACCGGAACAAACGATTTATTTAGCTTTCGGACATGATGAGGAAATCAGTGGAAAGGAAGGTGCCTCTAAGATTGCTGCTTTATTGAAAAGTCGTGGTGTTAAGGCCGAATTTGTAATGGACGAAGGAGGTTTAATTATTGATGGTATTATTCCTGACAAATCAATCGCCCTTGTTGGAACGGCTGAAAAAGGCTATTTAACTATTGATTTGGAAGTTAACGCAAGCGGAGGCCACTCTTCTGCTCCGGGAAAAGAAACAGCAATCGATATTTTAACATCCACCATTACCAAAATCAGAACTAATCCGTTTAAGAGCTCATTTACCACTCCTACATTAGAATTAGTTGAATACTTAGGTCCGGAAATGCCGGGATTTTTAAAAGCTGTCTTTGCAAACAAATGGATCACTAAACCATTGATCCAGAAAGAATATGAAAAAACCGACCGCGGAGCGGCCCAGTTCCATACAACTATTGCCCCTACTATTTTAAAGAGTGGTTTTAAAGACAACGTTTTACCGACTGTAGCCACCGCTACCATAAACTTCAGGATATTACCGGGAGAAACACCTGAAACAGTTTTAGAGCATGTAAAAAAAGCGGTGAATGATCCAAGAGTAAAAATTACTCCTCGTACAGAATCGCAGGCAAATCCTTCTAAAATATCTTCGTCGCAAGCCAAAGGATTTCTTGCCATTGCAAAAACCAATAAACAGTTAAATCCGGATATTCCAGTTAGTCCGTTTTTATTGATCGCTGTTACCGATTCAAGATACTATGCTGATATTACTGATAATATCTATCGGTATGTACCGTCAAAATTAGTAGGTTACCATGATGTGAATGAGCGGATTGCGGTTAAAGATTATAAAGGAGCAATCGCTTTTTACTATCAGATGATCAAAAACCTGAATGAAATAAAATAA